Proteins from a single region of Chryseobacterium scophthalmum:
- a CDS encoding Dps family protein, whose protein sequence is MKTNIGLTEQNTEAVAEQLAKLLADETVLYIKTRNAHWNVTGDNFHANHIFFEEQYKQIDELIDSVAERLRKIGHYAPATMKAYLELTHLTEYSERTNDGLGFMKDLLKDHESIIDFLRGNVTPFAEKYKDYGSSDFITSLIETHEEMAWMIRSYFR, encoded by the coding sequence ATGAAAACAAACATCGGGCTTACAGAGCAAAACACAGAAGCTGTAGCAGAACAATTGGCAAAATTATTAGCAGATGAAACTGTACTTTACATCAAAACCAGAAATGCCCACTGGAACGTGACCGGCGACAATTTTCACGCAAACCATATTTTCTTTGAAGAACAGTATAAACAGATTGACGAGTTGATTGACAGCGTTGCAGAACGTTTACGAAAAATCGGTCATTACGCACCTGCTACAATGAAAGCTTATTTAGAATTAACACATCTTACGGAATACAGCGAGAGAACCAATGATGGATTGGGCTTTATGAAGGATCTACTAAAAGACCATGAAAGCATTATCGATTTTCTAAGAGGAAACGTTACACCTTTTGCTGAAAAGTATAAAGATTACGGTTCAAGCGACTTCATCACAAGCCTTATAGAAACGCACGAAGAAATGGCCTGGATGATTCGTTCTTACTTCAGGTAA
- a CDS encoding hybrid sensor histidine kinase/response regulator: MKKISSVMGNRRFSYFIILTFIAGSLLLIAVQINSAKNTKELIQNNNRLLNELRSSNHLREIDRDILGVESRIRASIATNDTTHLEGIDQKISQIENFLDSLSKDNSDDVEEKLIHRLSVLAMEKKTTKDKLLLRYHTLGNMDDNTSIANPRARKISNEITSITAKIYESRKLHMVDLSKETEAMGRKARLYDISLLILLILSGSIVGYHILRQFKRQRMLIQELDVAEKKASVAAQTKENFLANMSHEIRTPLSGILGFTNLLQKRSLDETSKEFVSSIQRSGENLMAIINDILDLSKIEAGMMRITKGIFSINGLVNSVETFFIERAKEKGLTISSKIDPSIPDTLNGDATRLTQILVNLIGNAIKFTHQGTINIEIYNKQQTENKAVIGFKVSDTGIGIDKEKLSEVFERFNQGEDSTTRNYGGTGLGLSIVKSLIQLQNGDIEVISEQGKGTTFHFFIPYTIAKEQLNIIPKVDTNYFKDKSNAPLKILIVDDNALNQSLMKHLLSQWNVDFETANNGLEAVEFLRNNDCDLVLMDIQMPQMDGYVATQTIREELKLNTPIIAMTAHALAGEREKCMSRGMNEYISKPIVEEELFKLISNFGLKENEENEKTETKAEGTSSNYEFIDLTYLKSISNDDKDFERTVTQQFLDKVPTHLQEMKLAYENKDFKLLKLRAHDLKSSVAIMGLLPLLEEKLDILELTIEENSVSAKALEELEDILLKSFSETKLFIQAINH, translated from the coding sequence ATGAAAAAAATATCCTCAGTAATGGGAAACAGACGGTTCAGCTATTTTATTATTCTCACATTTATTGCGGGTTCTCTCCTATTGATAGCAGTTCAAATCAACTCAGCTAAAAATACCAAAGAACTCATTCAAAATAACAACAGACTTCTGAACGAGCTGCGTTCGAGTAATCATTTACGTGAGATCGACCGTGATATTTTGGGCGTTGAAAGCAGAATCAGAGCTTCCATAGCAACCAACGACACAACTCATCTCGAAGGAATCGACCAAAAAATCAGTCAGATAGAAAACTTCCTCGATTCCCTTTCCAAAGACAATTCAGACGACGTTGAAGAAAAGTTGATTCACAGACTGAGCGTTCTTGCAATGGAAAAGAAGACAACGAAGGATAAATTATTGCTCCGTTATCACACGCTTGGAAATATGGACGACAACACTTCCATTGCCAATCCAAGAGCCCGAAAAATTTCGAACGAAATCACTTCCATCACTGCAAAAATCTACGAAAGCCGAAAACTTCATATGGTTGACCTCAGCAAAGAAACCGAAGCGATGGGACGAAAAGCGAGATTGTATGATATTTCCTTATTGATTCTTTTGATCTTAAGCGGTTCAATTGTTGGTTATCACATTCTTCGCCAATTCAAACGTCAGAGAATGTTAATTCAGGAATTGGATGTTGCAGAGAAAAAAGCTTCGGTCGCAGCACAAACCAAAGAAAATTTCCTCGCCAATATGAGCCACGAAATCAGAACGCCTTTGAGCGGAATTTTGGGCTTTACCAACCTTTTACAGAAAAGATCTTTGGATGAAACTTCGAAAGAATTTGTTTCGTCAATTCAGCGTTCTGGAGAAAATCTGATGGCAATTATTAATGACATTCTGGATCTATCAAAAATCGAGGCAGGAATGATGCGCATTACCAAAGGAATATTCAGCATCAACGGATTGGTAAATTCTGTCGAAACTTTCTTTATTGAAAGAGCCAAAGAAAAAGGATTGACGATTTCCAGCAAAATAGACCCGTCCATTCCAGATACTTTGAATGGCGATGCAACGAGATTAACTCAGATTTTGGTTAACCTCATCGGAAATGCCATCAAATTTACACATCAAGGAACTATCAATATCGAAATTTATAATAAACAACAAACCGAAAACAAAGCTGTTATCGGTTTCAAAGTTTCTGATACAGGCATCGGAATTGATAAAGAAAAACTGAGCGAAGTGTTTGAAAGATTTAATCAGGGAGAAGATTCCACAACACGAAATTACGGAGGAACGGGACTTGGTTTATCAATTGTAAAAAGCCTGATCCAGTTACAAAACGGCGACATCGAAGTCATCAGCGAACAGGGAAAAGGCACGACTTTCCATTTTTTCATTCCTTATACGATTGCGAAAGAACAGCTTAATATAATTCCGAAAGTTGACACTAATTATTTTAAAGACAAATCGAATGCACCTTTAAAAATTTTAATTGTTGATGATAACGCCCTCAATCAAAGCCTGATGAAACATCTTCTATCACAATGGAACGTCGATTTTGAAACTGCAAATAACGGCTTGGAAGCGGTAGAATTTCTCAGAAATAACGATTGTGATTTAGTTTTAATGGATATCCAAATGCCACAAATGGATGGTTATGTCGCCACACAAACAATCCGTGAAGAACTGAAACTGAACACGCCAATCATCGCAATGACCGCACACGCTTTGGCAGGCGAACGCGAAAAATGTATGAGCCGTGGAATGAACGAATACATTTCAAAACCTATCGTAGAGGAAGAATTATTCAAACTAATTTCCAATTTCGGATTGAAAGAAAACGAAGAAAACGAAAAAACCGAAACAAAAGCTGAAGGAACATCTTCTAATTACGAGTTCATAGACCTTACTTATTTGAAGTCTATAAGTAATGATGATAAAGATTTTGAAAGAACAGTGACGCAACAGTTTTTAGATAAAGTCCCGACTCATTTGCAGGAAATGAAACTGGCTTATGAAAACAAAGATTTCAAATTACTCAAATTGAGAGCCCACGATTTGAAATCGAGTGTGGCGATAATGGGTTTGCTTCCATTATTAGAGGAAAAATTAGATATTTTAGAATTAACAATTGAAGAAAATTCGGTGTCAGCAAAGGCTTTGGAAGAACTAGAAGATATTTTACTGAAATCTTTTTCCGAAACTAAATTATTTATACAAGCTATCAATCATTAA
- a CDS encoding YoaK family protein, producing MDNSVIKTSTSVSSDSIKMQERLAIFLALIAGYIDATGLIQWKTYISFMSGNTTSLGAALSTDKFGIVITSVTVISCFLLGIYTGSCLSLWKRIKNQILTFYIVSGILIFYSIIAYFYDIDNLSSIAIVGFSMGMMNTIVTSVGKQKVNTDFVTGTLNSLARNTAMLTMTDDKMEKKESTSNAIHLLLLWIGFLSGAFIAPFLLGYFGKWTLMIPALLLMICGILISKINAKN from the coding sequence ATGGATAATTCTGTCATCAAAACAAGCACTTCCGTTTCATCTGATTCTATTAAGATGCAAGAGAGATTGGCGATATTTTTAGCTTTGATTGCAGGATACATAGATGCAACAGGACTGATTCAATGGAAAACCTACATCTCTTTTATGAGTGGAAATACAACTTCACTGGGAGCGGCACTTTCAACGGATAAATTTGGAATCGTTATTACATCGGTTACAGTCATAAGTTGTTTTTTATTAGGAATTTACACCGGAAGCTGCCTTTCATTATGGAAGAGGATTAAGAACCAAATATTAACATTTTATATAGTTTCCGGAATTCTCATTTTCTACTCAATTATTGCTTATTTTTATGATATCGATAATTTATCATCCATTGCAATTGTCGGATTTTCAATGGGAATGATGAACACGATTGTGACATCTGTAGGAAAGCAAAAAGTAAATACAGATTTCGTGACAGGAACTTTGAACAGTCTGGCAAGAAATACTGCAATGCTGACGATGACAGATGATAAAATGGAAAAAAAAGAATCTACATCCAATGCCATTCATCTTTTACTCTTGTGGATCGGCTTTTTATCAGGTGCATTTATCGCTCCTTTCCTACTCGGTTATTTTGGAAAATGGACTTTGATGATTCCTGCATTATTACTAATGATTTGCGGAATATTGATTTCAAAAATTAATGCTAAAAACTAA
- a CDS encoding Na+/H+ antiporter translates to MKKVIGLSSNISYLTSKQKAMHEDLLLILGLLLVVMLLVMLAQRIKIAYPIFLVLAGLGISLIPGVPVLKLDPEIIFLIFLPPLLYEAAWYTSWNDFWKWKRTIGLLAFGLVFLTSIVVAFASQALIPGFTLAMGFLLGGIVSPPDAIAATTVLKGLKVPKRTIAMLEGESLINDASSLIVFRFALAAVMTSVFSMQEATGQFFLVTGMGVVVGIAVAHIFYAIHRFLPTTPAIDAALTVMTPYVLFLSAEHFHFSGVMAVVSGGLFMSFRSHEIFKTGTTRINMTGVWNTLIFVMNALVFVLIGLELPDTVDGLGETSVMDGIKYGLIISLIVIVVRMLWIYPVAHIPRWLSKKVRKDPSPGWKNPLIIGWAGMRGVVSLATALSIPVMMNEQSEFPHRNLIIFITFVVIFVTLVFQGLTLPLIIKLTKIGEIDNILPSHEQQASIQIRLDNLAVNRLNEKYQSNLETNSLVENFKHTIENYILQQQDHLESLEMCTNRRNDLNEYHEIMLDIFALQRKELFKIKRENLFSEDEVRKAESQLDLNELKITGTKHL, encoded by the coding sequence ATGAAAAAAGTTATAGGTCTATCATCTAATATTTCATATTTAACTTCTAAACAAAAAGCTATGCACGAAGATTTACTACTCATACTCGGACTTCTATTGGTCGTAATGCTACTGGTTATGCTGGCGCAGCGCATCAAAATTGCGTATCCTATATTTTTGGTGTTGGCAGGATTGGGAATCAGTTTAATTCCCGGAGTTCCTGTTTTGAAACTGGACCCGGAAATTATTTTCCTCATTTTTTTACCTCCATTGTTATATGAAGCCGCTTGGTACACCTCGTGGAACGATTTCTGGAAATGGAAACGCACCATTGGATTATTGGCTTTTGGATTGGTCTTCCTGACATCTATTGTTGTAGCATTTGCTTCGCAGGCTTTGATTCCGGGATTCACCTTGGCAATGGGATTTTTGCTGGGTGGAATTGTTTCGCCACCAGATGCGATCGCAGCGACTACCGTTTTGAAAGGCTTGAAAGTTCCAAAGCGAACGATTGCAATGCTGGAAGGCGAAAGTCTCATCAATGATGCCTCGTCACTTATTGTTTTCAGATTTGCTTTGGCAGCCGTGATGACCAGCGTATTTTCTATGCAGGAAGCAACGGGACAGTTTTTCCTGGTTACAGGAATGGGTGTTGTGGTTGGGATCGCGGTTGCTCATATTTTCTATGCAATACACAGATTTTTGCCGACGACACCAGCAATTGATGCAGCTTTGACGGTGATGACCCCATATGTTTTATTTCTTTCGGCAGAGCATTTTCATTTTTCGGGAGTAATGGCGGTGGTGAGTGGCGGATTGTTTATGTCGTTCCGTTCGCACGAGATCTTCAAAACGGGAACTACTAGAATCAATATGACGGGCGTGTGGAATACCCTGATCTTTGTGATGAATGCCTTGGTTTTTGTCTTAATTGGATTGGAACTTCCCGATACTGTCGATGGATTGGGCGAAACATCTGTAATGGATGGAATTAAATATGGTCTAATTATCAGCCTGATTGTGATTGTCGTTCGTATGTTGTGGATCTATCCTGTGGCACACATTCCGAGATGGCTGAGCAAAAAAGTGCGTAAAGACCCAAGTCCGGGTTGGAAAAATCCTTTGATAATCGGTTGGGCAGGAATGCGTGGCGTGGTTTCTCTGGCAACGGCTTTATCAATTCCGGTAATGATGAATGAGCAGTCAGAATTTCCACACAGGAATTTGATCATCTTTATAACATTCGTAGTGATTTTTGTGACGCTGGTTTTTCAGGGTTTGACGCTTCCTTTGATCATTAAATTGACCAAGATCGGTGAGATTGACAACATTTTGCCTTCTCACGAGCAGCAGGCGAGTATTCAAATCAGACTGGATAATCTTGCGGTGAACCGACTGAATGAAAAATACCAGTCTAATCTGGAAACGAACAGTCTGGTGGAAAACTTTAAACATACCATCGAAAACTATATTTTGCAACAGCAAGATCATCTGGAGTCTTTGGAAATGTGCACCAACAGAAGAAATGATTTAAATGAATACCACGAAATTATGCTGGATATTTTCGCATTACAGAGAAAAGAATTGTTCAAAATAAAACGTGAAAACCTGTTCAGTGAGGATGAAGTGAGAAAAGCGGAATCACAACTGGATCTTAACGAACTGAAAATTACGGGTACCAAACATTTATAA
- a CDS encoding lipocalin-like domain-containing protein → METLFEKLIGSWTLVELIEVPVNGGEITHPMGENPKGLIIYNPDGFMSAQIMDMHRKNSHQEYWTNATSEEYTQEGSTYLAYSGPFKTDDEKQLVSHMMYISLFPNWTGQTQNRIVIFKDGFLHLESEKPFTSNSRLVTHKLTWKRV, encoded by the coding sequence ATGGAAACACTTTTTGAAAAACTTATAGGAAGCTGGACTTTGGTAGAACTTATCGAAGTCCCTGTCAACGGTGGAGAAATCACGCACCCGATGGGCGAAAATCCAAAAGGACTGATTATTTACAATCCTGACGGTTTTATGTCGGCACAAATTATGGATATGCATCGGAAAAACTCTCATCAGGAATATTGGACCAATGCCACGTCGGAAGAATATACACAGGAAGGTTCAACCTATCTTGCGTATTCAGGGCCGTTCAAAACGGACGATGAAAAACAGTTGGTGAGCCACATGATGTACATCTCGCTTTTCCCCAACTGGACGGGACAAACGCAGAATAGAATCGTTATCTTTAAAGATGGTTTTCTGCATCTTGAAAGTGAGAAACCGTTCACCAGCAATTCGAGGTTGGTGACTCACAAACTGACCTGGAAGAGAGTTTGA
- a CDS encoding NAD(P)H-quinone oxidoreductase produces MKAIVITKSGGPEVLKLQDYLTPEISGDEVLIEVKAAGLNRSDVFQREGNYPAPEGASDEILGLEVAGTIVKCGSDVVNYTIGDRVCALLAGGGYAEYVAVREGQCLPIPADLSFAEAASLPETVFTVWSNVFQRGNLHLGETLLLHGGNSGIGITGIQIAHALGSKVIVTVGSDEKGQKCLELGADSYINYKTQNFETELQNEGVDVILDMIGGDYLAKNINILKPEGRLVHINAVSGSRVDLDIWKVMTKRLTVTGSTLRSREYEFKKQLAKEIQKNVWPLIESKQFKPVIYKTFPFSEAAEAHRLLEDGSHTGKIILVR; encoded by the coding sequence ATGAAAGCAATCGTTATTACAAAATCTGGAGGTCCTGAAGTATTGAAATTACAGGATTACCTTACTCCCGAAATATCCGGAGACGAAGTTTTAATCGAAGTGAAAGCTGCCGGACTCAACCGTTCCGATGTCTTTCAGCGTGAAGGAAATTATCCTGCACCGGAAGGAGCTTCTGACGAAATTCTGGGATTGGAAGTTGCCGGAACCATTGTAAAATGCGGATCCGATGTCGTAAATTACACCATTGGCGACAGAGTTTGTGCACTTCTCGCAGGTGGCGGTTACGCAGAATATGTTGCTGTGAGAGAAGGCCAATGTTTACCAATTCCAGCAGATTTAAGTTTTGCTGAGGCGGCGAGTTTACCGGAAACTGTTTTTACAGTTTGGTCTAATGTTTTCCAAAGAGGAAATCTTCACCTGGGAGAAACCCTTTTACTTCACGGTGGAAACAGCGGAATTGGAATCACAGGAATTCAGATTGCTCACGCTTTGGGTTCAAAAGTCATTGTCACGGTCGGTTCCGATGAAAAAGGCCAAAAATGTCTTGAACTCGGTGCAGATTCCTACATTAATTATAAAACCCAAAATTTTGAAACTGAACTTCAAAATGAAGGCGTCGACGTCATTCTCGATATGATTGGCGGTGATTATTTGGCCAAAAACATCAATATTTTAAAGCCTGAAGGCAGATTGGTTCACATCAATGCGGTAAGTGGCAGTCGTGTCGATTTGGACATTTGGAAAGTAATGACCAAACGCCTGACTGTCACAGGAAGTACTTTGAGAAGCCGAGAATATGAATTTAAAAAACAATTGGCCAAAGAAATTCAGAAAAATGTCTGGCCTTTGATTGAATCTAAACAGTTCAAACCTGTCATTTACAAAACATTTCCTTTCTCGGAAGCTGCAGAAGCACACCGATTGCTTGAAGATGGTTCGCATACAGGAAAGATTATTCTTGTGAGATAA
- a CDS encoding redoxin domain-containing protein, whose amino-acid sequence MLQKNDFAPDFTLYATPDQKITLSEFKGKNVILAFYPADWSPVCSDQMALYNETLKFFKKYDAEIFGISVDSKWCHLAFSQSRNLHFPLLADFEAKGEIAKQYGVYDDEEGECKRALFVINKDGIIKWSYLSPTAINPGADGILDALENLNTK is encoded by the coding sequence ATGTTACAGAAAAACGATTTTGCGCCAGATTTCACTTTGTATGCAACGCCAGACCAGAAAATTACGCTCTCAGAATTCAAAGGAAAGAATGTCATCCTCGCTTTTTATCCCGCAGACTGGAGTCCGGTTTGCAGCGACCAAATGGCTTTGTACAATGAAACTTTGAAGTTTTTCAAGAAATACGATGCAGAGATTTTCGGAATTTCTGTCGACAGCAAATGGTGTCATTTGGCATTTTCGCAATCCAGAAATTTACATTTTCCTTTGCTGGCAGACTTTGAAGCTAAAGGAGAAATTGCAAAACAATATGGTGTTTACGACGATGAAGAAGGTGAATGCAAACGCGCACTTTTCGTCATCAATAAAGATGGCATCATCAAATGGAGTTATCTGTCACCCACGGCCATCAATCCTGGAGCAGACGGAATTTTAGACGCTTTAGAAAACCTTAACACAAAATAA
- a CDS encoding cupin domain-containing protein has product MNTASLSFKYELEKKEPRTNDGGTTRGASVKDFPASIGIAGVSMRLQPGSMRELHWHANAAEWAYMISGTVRTTIIHPDGHSYTDNFEPGDVWYFPKGYGHSIQATGTEECHFILIFDNGNFSEDHTFSVTDFVSSVPPEIVAQNLGLTLEEVATLPQKEAYFATGIVPDEMSFVAEARPNESDIELTSFHRYPLHSQQPRIVPGGGLQRLVTSKEFPISSTMSGSILELQPGALREMHWHPNADEWQYFISGQAEMSVFLAESTCVTEQFRAGDVGYVPMGAGHYIKNTGDTVCRILIGFNSGKYESIDLSEWLSGNPKDVVITNFGLKEGEIEKLPTEKVFIQPKK; this is encoded by the coding sequence ATGAATACTGCATCATTAAGTTTCAAATACGAATTAGAAAAAAAAGAACCTAGAACCAACGACGGCGGAACGACAAGAGGCGCTTCTGTAAAAGATTTTCCTGCTTCTATCGGCATTGCAGGCGTTTCTATGAGATTGCAACCTGGAAGTATGAGAGAATTACACTGGCACGCCAACGCTGCAGAATGGGCTTACATGATTTCGGGAACGGTTCGTACAACGATTATTCATCCTGACGGACACAGTTACACAGACAATTTTGAACCGGGTGATGTTTGGTATTTTCCAAAAGGTTATGGCCACTCGATTCAGGCGACTGGGACGGAAGAATGTCATTTTATTTTGATTTTTGATAACGGTAATTTTTCCGAAGACCATACGTTCAGCGTGACGGATTTTGTTTCGTCTGTACCACCTGAGATTGTCGCTCAGAATTTAGGATTGACTTTAGAAGAAGTAGCCACTTTACCTCAGAAAGAAGCGTATTTCGCAACAGGAATTGTTCCGGATGAAATGTCTTTCGTTGCTGAAGCTCGTCCAAATGAATCTGATATCGAATTAACTAGTTTTCACCGTTATCCTTTGCATTCTCAACAGCCTAGAATCGTTCCGGGCGGAGGTTTGCAGAGATTGGTAACGAGTAAAGAATTTCCTATCAGCAGCACGATGTCTGGTTCTATTTTGGAATTGCAACCTGGCGCTTTGAGAGAAATGCACTGGCATCCGAATGCTGACGAATGGCAATATTTTATTTCAGGACAAGCAGAAATGTCAGTTTTCTTAGCAGAATCTACTTGTGTTACAGAACAGTTCAGAGCAGGAGATGTTGGTTACGTTCCTATGGGAGCCGGACATTACATCAAAAATACAGGCGACACGGTTTGCAGAATTCTCATTGGTTTCAACAGCGGAAAATATGAGTCGATTGATTTGAGCGAATGGCTTTCCGGAAATCCAAAGGATGTTGTTATTACTAATTTTGGTTTAAAAGAAGGCGAAATTGAAAAATTGCCGACTGAGAAAGTCTTCATTCAGCCTAAGAAATAA
- a CDS encoding alpha/beta fold hydrolase, which produces MSTLKLKDGTEIFYKDQGEGPVLMFHHGWPLSSDDWDAQVIFFLQKGYRVVTHDRRGHGRSSQDIYNHTIEQYASDAAELVEFLDLKDVVHIGHSTGGGEVIRYVNKYANGRAKKAVLISAVPPIMVASDSNPDGVPMSVFDGIRDQTLNNRQQFYIDLTFPFYGYNREGADVKEGVQRNWWRQGMMGGIVAHYDGIKAFSETDFRDDLKNVDIPVLVLHGEDDQIVPYQNAALKSIKLLKNGTIKTYPGFPHGMPTTEAATINKDLLEFIEG; this is translated from the coding sequence ATGAGCACACTAAAATTAAAAGACGGAACAGAGATTTTTTACAAAGATCAAGGCGAAGGACCTGTTTTGATGTTTCACCACGGATGGCCATTATCATCAGACGATTGGGATGCACAGGTGATTTTCTTCCTACAAAAAGGTTACAGAGTGGTGACACACGACAGAAGAGGTCACGGCCGTTCTAGTCAGGATATTTACAATCACACGATTGAGCAATATGCTTCTGACGCAGCGGAATTGGTTGAATTTTTAGATTTGAAAGATGTAGTTCACATCGGTCACTCAACTGGTGGTGGCGAAGTAATCCGTTATGTGAATAAATATGCGAACGGAAGAGCGAAAAAGGCAGTTTTAATCAGCGCAGTTCCTCCGATTATGGTAGCGAGCGACAGCAATCCTGATGGAGTTCCAATGTCTGTTTTTGATGGCATCAGAGACCAGACTTTGAATAACAGACAACAGTTTTACATTGATTTGACTTTCCCTTTCTACGGCTACAACAGAGAAGGTGCAGACGTGAAAGAGGGCGTACAGAGAAACTGGTGGAGACAAGGAATGATGGGCGGAATCGTAGCTCATTACGACGGAATTAAAGCGTTTTCTGAAACTGATTTCAGAGACGATTTGAAAAATGTTGATATTCCGGTTTTGGTGCTTCACGGTGAAGATGACCAGATTGTACCTTACCAAAATGCAGCTTTGAAATCAATTAAACTATTGAAAAACGGAACGATAAAAACGTATCCAGGTTTCCCTCACGGAATGCCAACTACAGAAGCTGCAACGATTAATAAAGACCTTTTGGAGTTTATTGAAGGTTAA
- a CDS encoding DsbA family protein, producing the protein MSLKPNVSQADHAQGNLEADLVIVEYGDYQCPYCGAAYPVLKELMKEFGSQIKFVFRNFPLSEMHQYARPAAIAAEAANLQGKFWEMHDAIYENQRELNENLLMKLAEQLKLNIPQFEKDLESTELAEKVDSDFESGIMSGVNGTPSFFVNGKKFDGGAEDLFELLRENTGD; encoded by the coding sequence ATGTCACTAAAACCAAACGTCAGCCAAGCTGACCACGCACAAGGCAACTTAGAAGCCGACCTTGTGATTGTAGAATATGGAGATTATCAATGTCCATACTGTGGCGCTGCTTATCCGGTTCTGAAGGAATTGATGAAAGAATTTGGAAGTCAAATTAAATTTGTTTTCAGAAACTTTCCTTTGTCTGAGATGCATCAATATGCAAGACCAGCAGCAATTGCAGCAGAAGCAGCTAATCTTCAGGGGAAATTCTGGGAAATGCACGATGCGATTTATGAAAATCAAAGAGAACTGAATGAGAACTTGCTGATGAAGTTAGCGGAACAATTAAAACTGAACATTCCTCAATTTGAAAAGGATTTGGAAAGTACTGAGTTGGCAGAAAAAGTAGATTCAGATTTTGAAAGCGGAATTATGAGCGGCGTGAACGGAACACCTTCTTTCTTTGTGAACGGGAAGAAATTCGATGGTGGCGCAGAGGATTTATTTGAGCTTTTGAGGGAGAATACTGGTGATTAA
- a CDS encoding LytR/AlgR family response regulator transcription factor, translating into MKALIVDDNDIARTTLAHLAKQVPNLTIVNEYSNAIEAYNHLQNNQVDLIFLDIEMPEMTGIELTKNLSGKDTIIIFTTSNKEYALEAFELNIADYILKPVMPARFLQAVSKARSILESRREDVEVTKDEFLFVRDSNITRRLRLDDIFYAEAMGDYVKFYTREKMFAIHGKMKTAEERLPKDDFIRVHRSYIVSVGKIDTLQDGGIMINGKFIPVADAYRKALNTRMNVF; encoded by the coding sequence ATGAAAGCCCTGATTGTTGATGACAACGATATCGCAAGAACCACGCTCGCCCATTTGGCAAAACAAGTCCCGAATTTGACGATTGTCAATGAATATTCCAACGCGATCGAAGCTTACAATCATTTGCAGAACAATCAGGTAGATTTGATATTTTTGGATATCGAAATGCCGGAAATGACCGGAATTGAACTCACCAAAAACCTTTCTGGAAAAGACACCATTATCATTTTCACCACGTCGAATAAAGAATATGCACTCGAAGCTTTCGAATTAAATATTGCAGATTACATCCTGAAACCCGTGATGCCTGCAAGATTTTTACAGGCTGTAAGCAAAGCAAGATCTATTTTGGAAAGCAGAAGAGAAGATGTGGAAGTCACCAAAGATGAGTTCCTTTTCGTCAGAGATTCCAATATCACAAGGCGTTTGAGACTCGACGATATTTTTTATGCAGAGGCAATGGGCGACTATGTGAAGTTTTACACAAGAGAAAAAATGTTTGCCATCCACGGTAAGATGAAAACGGCGGAAGAACGTTTGCCAAAAGATGATTTTATCCGTGTTCATAGATCTTACATCGTTTCTGTCGGCAAGATAGACACACTTCAGGACGGCGGAATTATGATAAACGGAAAATTCATTCCCGTTGCTGATGCTTATCGAAAGGCACTCAATACAAGAATGAATGTTTTCTAA
- a CDS encoding antibiotic biosynthesis monooxygenase produces METQGASVIITHHVLDGKQTEYENWLDEILPVSKNAKGFIYWQIVRPIPNLTFVYTVIIRFDTIENLRNWMESDTRKKLIDKAHPLFTKADNYEIKSGLDFLFYGEKTDNKVPVRWKQYLATWSAIYPLSLIMQLLLLPSLRLINIPANRYFDTLVSTGCLVFLVIYVVMPNYTKLIRKWLYK; encoded by the coding sequence ATGGAAACCCAAGGTGCATCAGTGATTATTACCCATCACGTTCTCGACGGCAAACAAACCGAATATGAAAATTGGTTGGATGAAATTCTCCCTGTTTCCAAAAATGCTAAGGGTTTTATCTATTGGCAAATCGTTCGCCCGATTCCGAATCTGACTTTTGTTTACACCGTGATTATCCGATTTGATACCATTGAAAATCTCCGAAATTGGATGGAATCTGATACCAGAAAAAAATTGATTGACAAGGCTCATCCATTATTCACCAAAGCAGATAATTACGAAATCAAATCTGGGTTAGATTTTCTGTTTTATGGTGAAAAAACAGACAACAAAGTTCCGGTTCGCTGGAAACAATATTTGGCGACCTGGTCTGCCATTTATCCTTTATCATTAATAATGCAATTATTGTTATTGCCCTCTTTAAGATTAATAAATATTCCTGCCAATCGTTATTTTGATACATTGGTGAGTACGGGCTGTCTGGTCTTTCTGGTGATTTATGTGGTAATGCCGAATTATACGAAGCTGATTAGGAAATGGCTCTATAAATAA